DNA from Coffea arabica cultivar ET-39 chromosome 10c, Coffea Arabica ET-39 HiFi, whole genome shotgun sequence:
ATATTGGCCTCCGATATCTTCAATAAAAATCCCCACCAAACTTGCCCATGTTTAGATCAAAttctcttgtttttatttttatttttattattttaatctTAATAATCAGTGATGACAAATCCAAGAAGACAAACCACCAATTTAGCCTAACTATACTTTGAAACGCCATTCTTTTGTGATAGTCCTGCAATTTGTTGTcccattttactccataaacAAAATGACTACTTTAAGCTCCACATGGAGTAAAATGGCTTAACCACAAGCCCTGGCCTAACTAATTTTTATTGAAGAATACTTCAGAAAGGTAAAAAAAGATGCTGAAAATTAAAGGAAGGATTAAAAGAAAATGCTCAGCATGGATGAACCCATGACGATATAGAATTTTACCTCACAAATCAAGGTGAGAATGAGATAGTTGATTGCAACATTCCGATATAGGGCAAGAATAAAGCAAATGAGGAGTATAAGATGATGAGATAGGATAGAAGGGATTGGACCACTGTATAGACAATAAAGTAACATATCCCCCTGATCATAAGCAAAGTAACCAGTTGAGATGCACAAAGCTGCATATGCTCCAGGCCAAGTAGTCTCAACCAACTGCGAATGCTCAAACATGTCTTTTGCACTACTTGTCATCCACCGATTGATTATGATAATGACCACTGCAGATGGATGAGACACCATTCTATATCAGAAAGGATCAAAGATAAAATAAGCCCACTCAATCATGTAAAAAACATATATCAACATAGCTGAACTTAGATACATCATTCAATTTGAAGAGAGGAGAATGCCGGTAGGCCTGCAGGAATGGGATGGGAGATGAGTCTAAAGGGGAAAAGTTGGAATTGGCAACATGGTTGAGACACTATAGGGCACATTAGCCaattaagaagaaaaatgtgaaacAACATATAGCCAGTTCAGACTTCAGCACAAAGTGAAAGACTTCTGTAGCAATTGATCCAGTTCTTGGAAGAGACATCTTTTACAGTCCATGCGTGTGCTAAATATTCAGAAGTAACTGGGTAGCTACCTTGGAAATATACCATCGGAACTGTCTGTTTTGTCCTTGACATATTGagcatatatacttgtttaAGTGATGATTATAGTAAACTGTTAAACAATGACACTACACAAACCCTTTCCATGAATTGTTTCTGGTAAGAAAAGGCACTTAAAAACTTCCAGTTAGAGAGTTGAATGCTGTCATCAGTCAAGCATATCATAGTTTCTGACTTTTGATACAGGCAATGATAATGCcaaaatttagaaattattaatcCTAAAGCATAAGCCTTTcaataatatttgaaatttttgctCCTTCAACTATTATATCTGGAAGACCCTCAAACTAAGGCAAAAAATCAGTTTATTACTGATTCTAAGTTTTGCTTCTATAATTCCATTTCTAAACTCtcccttcttcctcctcctcctcctcctcattcTCTCCACCAACTGCTAATAAATGGCCTtgaaggatgaccaacataaaAGAGTCTGAAAATAAAGTTGACCAACTCAAGAAATCCTATGTAAAAGGCCATCGTGATTAACATTTTTAGGCATACCTTGGGGTTTCCACGTATTCTACCTGCTAGTGTCACATCAAGAATGGTCAACttaatagtatcctaaaattttATACATTTGTATAATCTTAAACTACTAATGTAAATTACTTAGGTGGCTCCCCTATAATGTCTATTGTACAGCATACAAAGAGCCTTCTTGTTAATTTCCAAAGACACAAAATGCAGCGTAGCAGCAAAGCATGTCAACAACCTAGTTTCATCATATACGCTACAGCAAAATAACATATGCTCGGGCATTTCAATTGTAGTAAGTCATGACAAAAGTTGTAGCAAAGCTCCAAGAAGCTTCAACTTAATTAGTAAAATATGGAAAATAATTAACATTAACCATTCTtgtatcatcaataaatggtcCATGACCTAACCCTTTTGAAtcttggaagaaaattgaacgtATGTTCATTTATTCCAAACTTTCAGACGTGTAAGCCAGTCCAGGAAGAACATTCCTTAGTCTTGAATATCAGCCATATACATTTCCAAGTTGGAAGTGGATCAACGAGGTTTTCCATTGTTTAATTGTGTATTTATATATGGTATTATGCAGTGATTGGGGAGGTGGAGAACCAGGGAAGAAGGAGAAACATATTGCATTTCCATTTTTAACAAAGCTACAATAGAGCAGAAGACTATTAAGTGTAAAATTGCACTAAGAAGACAATCTAGAGATTTCTATACCTTGTGTTCtgttttagaaattattcattaaTCTAAAAGAAGGTAAAATTTGTTTGATGATCTAAGCTTTGACAACTGTTTGCAATCTAATTTATATTATCACAaacaatcaagaattcaaaaaCCATACCTACTTTGTACTCAGACTAACATATGCCCCATCGCACATTTGTAGAGTACCTCGGTAATTGAGCAAGTGAACTAGGTTGCACAAAGTGGAAAAATTGTAAAGCAAGGACCAAATTTGCAGAATGGGACCGTTATATTATAACCTTCGTGAAAGTGTAAAACGATAACATCTTGATTCCTCATTTTCTGTGGCTTCCTACTTGTCATAGAATATTACAGCAGCAAGTTTTGCAATGCCGAGATGACAAATAGAAGGTAAGCATAAGACTGGCATGCAGAGAGAGCAGCAAGGGTTGGTTGTGGAGGAGAGAATAACAGCAGGATCTGAGAATACAACTCATAAAAAGTCACCCAATGGAGAAAGAATAAAAATTTTTGTCCATAACATTTTTGTAGTTTTTGGGGAGTAGATTTTTTGTTTCGCAACTTCTATTGAGGTTACAGACATATGACGAAGCTTTGTACAGCTGAATGTCTAGTTATCAAACATCCAGTGAGTTTGACTTTCGACCATGACGTAGTAAATTAAGACGGAACAGAAAAATCATTAATAGAGACCAACAACAATCCAAGTTTAAGAGCAGAACCAAACCTGCATGCACCAATACAACAAACTAACAAGTCTAAAATGAGCAAGACACTAAATAGGCAGAGAATATAGAAGGGACCTGTAGCAGAGGTAATGGAGGAATGGAGCAGAGAAACACAGGTATTAACAAAAAGAGGATCACGAGAGAGGTAATTGCGGATGACCCAGTTGGCAGATTGGTAAAACAAGAAGCCCCCAATGATTGGAAGCAGCTCAGAGCGCTTATTGAACCCTATTTCAAAGAGAACTGAGACAGCCCACATCACTAAAGTCGCCATGAAGAACACCCCTGCTTTGCTTTCTTGATCCCTCGCCATCTCCCtcaactaaacaaaaataaacccCCAGGAAATATAGACAAAAGGAACAATCATTCACAACATATTCAACGAAATTGGGAGTCTATGGCTGCTTCTTCTCTAGAGAAAGCTAAGCAGAAGAGGAGATGGAGCGATTTCTTTGTCATCATCCTCCAAGAATATATGGTTTATTGTTGTTCAGGGAATATTACCCTCGGACTCTTCATATTCAGGAATGGGGCATGTGGCGCGCCACGTGTCACTA
Protein-coding regions in this window:
- the LOC113714328 gene encoding uncharacterized protein isoform X1; protein product: MARDQESKAGVFFMATLVMWAVSVLFEIGFNKRSELLPIIGGFLFYQSANWVIRNYLSRDPLFVNTCVSLLHSSITSATVVIIIINRWMTSSAKDMFEHSQLVETTWPGAYAALCISTGYFAYDQGDMLLYCLYSGPIPSILSHHLILLICFILALYRNVAINYLILTLICEMIVRMMQLHSVILHMRKVRRMAGVRDARIKVVKIEWVVNLITFVLARFSSHVLITVKLIRDASKFGKGVELPLALFGMAGMNLLNVFLGIDLFKAYQRERRTRNVSSKSS
- the LOC113714328 gene encoding uncharacterized protein isoform X2; this encodes MARDQESKAGVFFMATLVMWAVSVLFEIGFNKRSELLPIIGGFLFYQSANWVIRNYLSRDPLFVNTCVSLLHSSITSATVVIIIINRWMTSSAKDMFEHSQLVETTWPGAYAALCISTGYFAYDQGDMLLYCLYSGPIPSILSHHLILLICFILALYRNVAINYLILTLICELHSVILHMRKVRRMAGVRDARIKVVKIEWVVNLITFVLARFSSHVLITVKLIRDASKFGKGVELPLALFGMAGMNLLNVFLGIDLFKAYQRERRTRNVSSKSS